A region from the Brassica napus cultivar Da-Ae chromosome C8, Da-Ae, whole genome shotgun sequence genome encodes:
- the LOC125591258 gene encoding transcription factor MYB51-like — MIKRSRVFQKSKMSIRKIYRCLNSLIKRSWITRWAAIARGLPGRTDNEIKNYWNTHIKKRLIKKGVDPLTHKSISANLQDIPEKQDINQTIIMSDDGPDHSAKVKKSARFLNRVANRFGKRINQSVLSEIIGSGGTHTTITTSATVDSESDKSASSSFAPTSNLLMTANGNATSSPSAFSESSINDRLMYWDKEDNIEFSTFLNDEDFMVLEESCAENNEFMKELTRFLQEDETDNKEMMPVNEHQDSFEDIDNYFA; from the coding sequence ATGATAAAACGATCTCGAGTATTCCAAAAGAGCAAGATGTCTATAAGAAAAATCTACCGATGTCTAAATTCTTTAATCAAAAGATCATGGATTACCAGATGGGCTGCAATAGCTCGTGGATTACCAGGAAGAACCGATAACGAAATCAAGAATTACTGGAACACtcatatcaaaaaacgtttgATCAAGAAAGGTGTTGATCCGCTTACTCACAAAAGCATATCAGCAAATTTGCAGGATATTCCGGAGAAACAAGACATTAATCAGACAATTATAATGAGTGATGATGGTCCTGATCATAGTGCGAAGGTGAAGAAGTCGGCTAGGTTCTTGAACAGAGTAGCTAATAGATTCGGAAAGAGAATCAACCAGAGTGTTTTGTCTGAAATTATTGGTAGTGGTGGCACACATACTACTATTACTACAAGTGCCACCGTTGACTCCGAATCAGATAAGTCAGCGAGCTCTTCCTTCGCACCAACCTCAAATCTTCTTATGACCGCTAACGGTAACGCTACGTCGTCTCCGTCCGCATTTTCTGAGTCATCCATTAACGATCGATTAATGTACTGGGATAAGGAGGATAATATCGAATTTTCAACATTTCTGAATGATGAAGATTTCATGGTGTTGGAAGAGTCTTGTGCTGAGAACAATGAGTTCATGAAAGAGCTTACGAGGTTTCTTCAGGAGGATGAGACGGACAACAAAGAAATGATGCCCGTCAATGAACATCAAGACAGTTTTGAAGATATTGATAACTATTTTGCATGA